Genomic DNA from Vespa velutina chromosome 6, iVesVel2.1, whole genome shotgun sequence:
acttcaatataaattatgttttcaattattatacataggGTTCCGCAAGCGAAACTACAATGATCTGTTTAATAGTGgccaaagataaaaaaatccGACGTATAAAAAGTATTCATCCAGATTGGAACGAAGACATAATTAGAGGAAAATTGGTAGCTTATAGTTCAGGTAAACATTGTTGTTCTagttttcattcaattttattataacaattatatcagttataaaaattgatacaaTTTACATTGTTACGCGTTTCAATTACGTCGTTCcaataatcaaatttataataaataaaacgaaatatatttttacttcgaactttcttattatttagaaCAAGCGAACTCATCCATTGAAAAGGCAGGACTTTTAACTAATGTACAAATGAGATTGTTACCTACAGACGAAAATTGCAGTCTCCGTGGGGAAACATTATTACGagcaattaaaaaagatttagagGACGGTCTTATACCCTGTTACGTTTGCGCGACATTAGGTACTACCGGTACTTGCGCTTTTGATAATTTAGAAGAAATAGGACCAATTTGTAATCAATATGATATATGGCTTCACGTCGATGCCGCGTATGCCGGTtagtatatcatttataattattttctttgtttaagTGCACTTgtcatttgatttattaattaattgacatATATGTTTCACGATGCTTAACGATTAAGTTATTGCGTTTATTTAGGTGCAGCTTTTATTTGTCCCGAATATCGATACTTAATGGCCGGTGTTCAATACGCTGATTCTTTTAACGTCAATTGTCACAAATGGATGCTCGTTAACTTTGATTGTTCAGCAATGTGGtatgtatattgaaattaacgagaaaattaTATCTCGCGTCTTGATTTTtactattacaaaaaaaacaaaaatattaacgaaaacatAATaggactaaaaaaaaaaaattaagcaaaacgaaaaagaaaaaaaaaataaagaagacgacaaaaaaaaaagaacaaactgtaaataataaaataacatgttTTAAAGGGTAAAGAATTCCAAATATCTTATTGAGTCGCTTAGCGTCGATAGAATTTATTTGGCATACGATAAAGAGGGTCTCGCTCCTGATTATAGAGtacgtttctttttgaaatattatcttaactttgtttataaatttttaacgatctaattaaattatttctctttcatagaATTGGCAAATATCATTAGGACGTCGTTTTCGTTCTCTAAAGCTTTGGTTTGTTTTACGTCTTCACGGTATAGAAGGAATGCAACGACATATAAGGCATACTATATCGTTGGCACAGAAATTCGCTAAATACATTGAATCCGATGAAAGATTTGAACTTGTTACAAGTTCTATGGCATTAATTTGTTTCAGATTGAaggtatgaaatatttaacacgtttcttattttttttttgtttgtttttttttccgtctAATTAgtaagattttataaataattcacaaGAGTCTTTTTTaggtatttaataataacaatgcataatattatatacataagtgtttataagtaatttatatgt
This window encodes:
- the LOC124950031 gene encoding aromatic-L-amino-acid decarboxylase-like isoform X2 produces the protein MLNLPSEFLNCGSGSGGGVIQGSASETTMICLIVAKDKKIRRIKSIHPDWNEDIIRGKLVAYSSEQANSSIEKAGLLTNVQMRLLPTDENCSLRGETLLRAIKKDLEDGLIPCYVCATLGTTGTCAFDNLEEIGPICNQYDIWLHVDAAYAGAAFICPEYRYLMAGVQYADSFNVNCHKWMLVNFDCSAMWVKNSKYLIESLSVDRIYLAYDKEGLAPDYRNWQISLGRRFRSLKLWFVLRLHGIEGMQRHIRHTISLAQKFAKYIESDERFELVTSSMALICFRLKGDNNWTKELLTRLTERKRIYVIIATLCEKYIIRFCVSSRLCQEQDIEFAWNEISEQATEILQTKLRPLEEILIQPSVKSYDHIALRIDNLNHNSKDVS
- the LOC124950031 gene encoding aromatic-L-amino-acid decarboxylase-like isoform X1 — translated: MDIKDFLEFGKSTMDFIVNYMETLRDRSVLPNVEPGYLSQIIPEEAPKKAETWQEVFKDIERVIMPGITHWNSPNFYAYYPSSQSYASIIGELLCAGIGGVGFSWICSPAFTELEVITLNWIGKMLNLPSEFLNCGSGSGGGVIQGSASETTMICLIVAKDKKIRRIKSIHPDWNEDIIRGKLVAYSSEQANSSIEKAGLLTNVQMRLLPTDENCSLRGETLLRAIKKDLEDGLIPCYVCATLGTTGTCAFDNLEEIGPICNQYDIWLHVDAAYAGAAFICPEYRYLMAGVQYADSFNVNCHKWMLVNFDCSAMWVKNSKYLIESLSVDRIYLAYDKEGLAPDYRNWQISLGRRFRSLKLWFVLRLHGIEGMQRHIRHTISLAQKFAKYIESDERFELVTSSMALICFRLKGDNNWTKELLTRLTERKRIYVIIATLCEKYIIRFCVSSRLCQEQDIEFAWNEISEQATEILQTKLRPLEEILIQPSVKSYDHIALRIDNLNHNSKDVS